A genomic stretch from Antarcticibacterium flavum includes:
- a CDS encoding NfeD family protein, with product MRTGKDILIRFQKRWQLMLWLEILLYALGAAVFIALVFQNFILSLIIFMLVGAVAMLSLRPWEINLNYISNYVDREVNTLEYSSGLLLVSAESLSGLARLQQQRISGQLEGEMRSVKPENNLLRAAVIATVLIVLGFVGLRLGLAEDLVSNQPEIEEGEIIVLRPADSVAVETSAPILESQNVTISYPAYTGVSAFTTSKMNIEAVEGSRVTWEIAFDAAIDSAQMESSGNRHFMDFRNGKYSRSAILQNSGFYNFRFTDTIGASYVSELYSIKATKDRSPEIEIEGLKQFTSFDYDEEKVVNFTAVVSDDFGIADAFIIATVSKGTGESVKFREEQLQFDSEVRRGSKNLQLNKKIDLDQLKMEMGDELYFYVEARDLQQPTPNRSRSETFFAVIKDTVSYGPGVEGTLGVDLMPDYFRSQRQLIIDTEKLIADRNKLPQKEFNSTSNDLGFDQKALRLRYGQFMGDETEGPGEMVIEEDHDHEDGEEDPLAAFTHDHDGNNEHNLVERHDHEEHDDGEEEDENPIDKFLHDHGDPESATLFTDSLKSKLRQALDIMWDAELHLRMYEPEKSLPYQYRALALIQEIKNNARIYVHRIGFDPPPIKEEVRLTGKIEEVTNYQKTANPEEPEEDRNLKQAIQRLQALIRQGAATSREDKYLFELAGEELAAKAIEEPGKYLESLQQLKWLTEDRSISREMMLEVQRQLLQAVSPPRATPGKLKENTTGLNKLLLKELELNDR from the coding sequence ATGAGAACAGGGAAAGACATCCTGATTAGATTTCAGAAAAGATGGCAGCTCATGCTTTGGCTGGAGATCTTACTGTATGCCCTGGGAGCAGCGGTTTTTATAGCTCTGGTTTTTCAAAATTTTATCTTGAGCCTCATCATTTTTATGCTGGTAGGAGCGGTGGCTATGCTGTCTCTTAGACCCTGGGAAATTAATTTGAATTATATAAGTAATTATGTGGACCGGGAAGTTAACACTTTGGAGTACAGCAGTGGTTTACTTTTAGTTTCTGCAGAAAGCCTTAGCGGACTTGCACGACTTCAGCAACAAAGAATATCGGGACAGCTGGAGGGGGAAATGAGATCGGTGAAACCTGAAAATAATCTGCTAAGGGCCGCAGTGATTGCAACAGTCCTGATAGTGCTGGGATTTGTTGGTCTACGTTTGGGACTGGCAGAGGACCTGGTTTCTAACCAACCGGAAATAGAAGAAGGGGAGATCATTGTGTTACGGCCGGCAGATTCTGTAGCAGTAGAGACTAGTGCTCCCATTCTGGAAAGCCAGAACGTAACTATTAGTTATCCGGCTTATACCGGGGTTTCAGCTTTTACCACATCAAAAATGAATATAGAGGCCGTTGAAGGTTCCCGGGTGACCTGGGAGATCGCGTTTGACGCTGCTATAGATTCAGCTCAAATGGAAAGTTCCGGCAACAGGCATTTCATGGATTTCAGAAATGGCAAATATTCAAGATCTGCTATCCTGCAGAATTCCGGTTTCTATAATTTCCGGTTCACAGATACAATCGGGGCTTCTTATGTTTCAGAACTTTATTCGATAAAAGCAACCAAAGATCGAAGTCCGGAAATTGAAATTGAGGGTTTAAAGCAGTTCACATCTTTTGATTACGATGAGGAAAAGGTCGTGAATTTCACGGCTGTTGTTTCAGATGATTTCGGGATTGCAGACGCTTTTATTATCGCCACGGTGAGTAAAGGAACAGGGGAATCGGTAAAATTCAGGGAGGAGCAGCTTCAGTTTGATTCAGAAGTTCGCCGGGGGAGCAAAAACCTTCAGCTAAACAAAAAAATAGACCTGGACCAGCTAAAAATGGAGATGGGGGATGAGCTGTATTTTTATGTGGAGGCGAGGGACCTGCAACAGCCTACACCCAACCGTTCCCGCAGCGAGACCTTCTTCGCGGTGATCAAAGATACCGTTTCCTATGGCCCCGGGGTGGAAGGAACGCTGGGAGTGGATCTTATGCCCGATTATTTCAGGAGTCAGCGACAGTTGATCATTGATACTGAAAAACTTATTGCCGATAGAAATAAACTGCCCCAAAAAGAATTCAATTCCACCAGTAACGATCTTGGTTTTGACCAGAAGGCGCTGCGATTACGGTATGGGCAGTTTATGGGTGATGAAACTGAAGGGCCCGGGGAAATGGTAATTGAGGAGGATCACGATCACGAAGATGGGGAGGAAGATCCACTGGCGGCTTTTACCCACGATCACGATGGGAACAATGAACATAATTTAGTGGAGCGGCACGATCACGAGGAGCATGATGATGGCGAAGAGGAAGATGAGAATCCAATTGACAAATTTCTTCACGACCATGGCGATCCGGAATCGGCTACCCTGTTTACAGATTCCCTGAAAAGCAAGCTGCGGCAGGCACTGGATATTATGTGGGATGCAGAGCTGCACCTGCGAATGTATGAACCGGAAAAATCCCTGCCATATCAATATAGAGCGCTGGCCCTCATCCAGGAGATAAAAAACAACGCCCGGATCTATGTGCACCGCATTGGCTTTGATCCTCCTCCTATCAAGGAGGAGGTGCGGCTTACCGGAAAAATTGAGGAGGTTACAAATTATCAAAAGACAGCCAATCCTGAGGAGCCGGAAGAAGATAGGAATCTAAAACAAGCAATCCAAAGACTGCAAGCATTAATTAGACAGGGAGCCGCAACATCCAGGGAAGATAAATATCTTTTTGAGCTGGCCGGGGAGGAACTTGCCGCGAAAGCGATTGAGGAACCTGGAAAATATCTGGAATCCCTTCAGCAGTTAAAATGGCTTACAGAAGACCGGTCGATTTCCCGGGAAATGATGCTTGAGGTGCAGCGCCAACTTTTACAGGCGGTCTCCCCACCCCGTGCCACTCCCGGTAAATTAAAGGAAAATACTACCGGACTCAATAAATTACTTCTAAAGGAACTGGAGCTGAATGATAGATAA
- a CDS encoding DUF58 domain-containing protein — MKKDYRQLLKPEVIGSVSGLALIARVVVDGYLSGLNHSRRLGPGMEFSQYRGYEPGDDMRLLDWKMLARSGRYYIKQSELETNIAVKFILDSSRSMLHEENSLSKMDYVRVLVASLAYLAQNQGDAVGLFALNDRNLHAIYPRVQKQHFNRLLQELIDIKNEGKWPADPRATEKLHDRSHKELIFFITDMYENSTELTDLIKRLKTNRNEVVVVHVMGRDELEFNYKGTVTFEDMETGKRIKVDAKEAKKKYLESLEVMINTTRDTLLANNISYELFKMEDPIGEALQVFLKKRMNLL; from the coding sequence GTGAAGAAGGATTACAGGCAACTTCTCAAACCCGAGGTCATTGGTAGCGTGAGCGGACTCGCACTCATCGCCAGGGTAGTGGTAGATGGATATCTTAGCGGACTTAACCACAGCCGCAGGCTTGGGCCGGGAATGGAATTTAGCCAATACAGGGGATACGAACCCGGGGACGATATGCGGCTGCTGGACTGGAAGATGCTGGCCCGCTCCGGCAGGTATTATATTAAACAGAGTGAACTGGAGACCAATATTGCCGTAAAATTCATCCTTGATTCCAGCAGATCCATGCTCCACGAGGAAAATTCCCTTTCCAAAATGGATTATGTGCGGGTGCTGGTGGCATCGCTGGCATACCTTGCCCAGAATCAGGGTGACGCGGTGGGGCTATTTGCACTTAATGACAGGAATTTGCACGCGATCTATCCCCGGGTGCAGAAACAACATTTCAACAGGCTGCTACAGGAATTGATAGATATTAAGAACGAGGGAAAATGGCCGGCAGACCCCAGAGCAACAGAAAAACTTCACGACCGCAGCCATAAGGAGCTTATTTTTTTCATTACAGATATGTACGAGAATTCTACTGAGCTTACAGACCTTATAAAACGTCTAAAAACCAATAGAAATGAAGTGGTGGTGGTTCACGTTATGGGAAGGGATGAGTTGGAATTCAATTATAAAGGAACTGTCACATTTGAAGATATGGAAACAGGAAAAAGGATAAAGGTGGATGCTAAGGAAGCAAAGAAAAAATACCTGGAAAGCCTGGAGGTAATGATCAATACTACAAGAGATACTTTATTGGCCAACAATATTAGTTATGAGCTTTTCAAAATGGAAGACCCCATTGGGGAAGCCCTGCAGGTATTCTTAAAAAAACGAATGAACTTATTATAA
- a CDS encoding AAA family ATPase, producing MDKELQELDREVKVLTGKLQDLKAEIGKVIIGQEETVEQLLTTFLAGGHALLEGVPGLAKTLMIRSLARAIELKFKRIQFTPDLMPSDIIGTEILEEDHTTGKKFFEFNKGPIFSNIILADEINRTPPKTQAALLEAMQEFEVTYSGKTYKLDRPFFILATQNPIEQSGTFPLPEAQQDRFLFYIKIGYPTEIEETQILKHTTGSKNREIQPVITGEEILRLQQLVREVPISDELVSFVSRVVRATRPDSTTNDFVKEWVNWGAGPRAGQAMILTAKARALQHARLAVTLEDLKHVAYPVLRHRVIVNFKAEAEGITADDVTKKLLEEISIAKKERN from the coding sequence ATGGATAAAGAATTACAGGAACTGGACCGGGAGGTTAAAGTCCTTACCGGCAAACTTCAGGATCTAAAAGCTGAAATTGGAAAAGTCATCATTGGGCAGGAGGAAACCGTGGAGCAACTGCTTACCACGTTTCTGGCAGGCGGTCACGCATTGCTGGAAGGGGTGCCGGGACTGGCGAAAACCCTGATGATACGCAGCCTGGCCCGGGCAATAGAATTAAAATTCAAGCGCATTCAATTCACCCCCGATCTTATGCCTTCTGATATAATTGGGACAGAGATACTTGAGGAAGACCATACTACCGGAAAGAAATTCTTTGAATTCAACAAAGGCCCCATATTTTCAAATATTATCCTTGCAGATGAGATCAACAGGACCCCGCCAAAGACCCAGGCAGCGCTGCTGGAGGCCATGCAGGAATTCGAGGTGACCTATTCAGGGAAAACCTATAAACTTGACCGGCCCTTTTTCATTCTGGCGACACAAAATCCTATAGAACAATCGGGCACCTTCCCCTTACCCGAAGCACAGCAGGACAGGTTCCTGTTTTATATAAAAATTGGTTATCCAACTGAAATTGAGGAAACACAAATCCTAAAGCACACCACCGGAAGCAAGAACCGGGAAATTCAGCCTGTAATAACAGGAGAGGAGATCCTGAGGTTACAGCAGCTGGTGCGGGAAGTGCCAATTAGTGATGAACTGGTGTCCTTTGTAAGCCGGGTGGTGCGGGCAACAAGGCCGGACTCTACTACCAATGATTTTGTAAAGGAATGGGTGAACTGGGGTGCGGGTCCACGGGCCGGGCAGGCGATGATCCTCACGGCAAAGGCCAGGGCCCTTCAACACGCAAGGCTGGCGGTTACCCTTGAAGACCTTAAACATGTTGCTTATCCGGTGCTTAGGCACAGGGTAATCGTAAATTTTAAGGCAGAAGCTGAAGGAATTACTGCCGATGATGTTACAAAGAAACTCCTGGAAGAAATCTCAATTGCCAAAAAGGAAAGAAATTAA
- a CDS encoding energy transducer TonB, with product MEAKKNYKADLSKRSLLFLQCALILVLLLIYVGIEWKTYAATNEYQEQMNLGELDDDPVPVTVLATPPPPKVPGPPTEIVEVPDDADVEEDPVASTEPDVDEIADIKDIKEAIPEEPIEPVPFEFIEDVPVFPGCEGLSNNADRKACMSEKISGIVNKRFNRDLGSQLGLKGLNRVLVLFQIDAAGNIVGVQSRAPHPKLEEEAESVINTLPRMQPGKQRGKPVPVSYALPIMFKVQD from the coding sequence ATGGAAGCTAAAAAAAATTACAAAGCCGATCTTTCCAAACGCAGCCTGCTTTTTCTTCAATGTGCCCTTATCCTGGTATTACTCCTCATTTATGTAGGTATCGAATGGAAAACCTATGCTGCAACAAACGAATACCAGGAACAAATGAACCTGGGAGAGCTGGATGATGACCCGGTACCGGTAACTGTTCTTGCCACCCCTCCACCTCCCAAAGTACCGGGGCCGCCAACTGAAATCGTGGAAGTACCCGATGATGCAGATGTTGAGGAAGATCCTGTTGCCTCTACAGAGCCGGACGTCGATGAGATAGCAGATATTAAGGATATCAAAGAGGCTATCCCAGAGGAACCTATCGAACCTGTTCCATTTGAATTCATTGAAGATGTACCTGTATTCCCGGGATGTGAGGGACTGTCTAACAATGCCGACCGGAAAGCCTGTATGAGTGAAAAAATTTCCGGGATTGTAAATAAACGCTTTAACAGGGACCTGGGTTCCCAGCTTGGGCTTAAAGGTTTAAACAGGGTGCTGGTACTATTCCAGATAGATGCCGCGGGAAATATTGTAGGAGTGCAAAGCCGCGCACCACACCCAAAATTGGAAGAAGAAGCCGAGAGCGTAATTAATACCCTTCCCAGGATGCAACCGGGCAAGCAAAGAGGAAAGCCTGTTCCTGTTTCCTATGCATTGCCAATAATGTTTAAAGTGCAGGATTAA
- a CDS encoding alginate export family protein, which produces MENFSVKLGRQELNYDNFRFLGNLDWAFQGRAHDFALLKYEEGAMKLHAGGGYNQDGQRLKGTFFAMPNQYKIAQFVRYENKWGNFNMSALFWNNGLQFSRVDENENILEEGVRYRQTIGLPTIKYQLGNTTLSGFYYQQLGEDVAGRKVQAFVASAQISHLFSIDPERSKSFRITAGFEILSGNDSNSNEKNRAFTPSYGTNHAHNGYMDLFYVGGRHENSVGLQDLFIRTRFDLNSSLFLSANGHSFSSYANVYREGVKLDKHLGYEADLALGYILNKSVSLQAGYSQVFATNTLEHLQNLQDPAAVQNWGYLMMIYRPTMSNRFIGLLF; this is translated from the coding sequence ATGGAAAATTTCAGTGTGAAATTAGGCCGGCAGGAGTTGAATTATGATAATTTTCGCTTCCTGGGAAATCTCGACTGGGCATTCCAGGGAAGGGCGCATGACTTTGCCTTGCTCAAATATGAAGAGGGTGCTATGAAACTACATGCCGGGGGAGGTTACAACCAGGATGGGCAACGCCTTAAGGGTACTTTCTTTGCAATGCCTAATCAATATAAGATCGCCCAATTTGTTCGCTATGAGAATAAATGGGGCAACTTTAATATGTCTGCGCTATTTTGGAACAACGGTTTACAGTTTTCCCGGGTTGATGAGAATGAAAATATACTGGAAGAGGGTGTGAGGTACAGGCAAACAATTGGATTACCTACAATAAAATATCAACTGGGAAATACAACTCTTTCAGGTTTTTATTATCAGCAACTGGGAGAGGATGTTGCAGGCAGGAAAGTACAGGCTTTTGTTGCCAGTGCTCAAATTTCCCACCTTTTTTCTATAGATCCGGAAAGATCAAAAAGCTTCAGGATCACGGCTGGCTTTGAGATCTTAAGCGGCAACGACTCCAATTCAAATGAAAAGAACAGGGCTTTTACACCATCATATGGTACAAATCATGCGCACAATGGTTATATGGACCTGTTTTATGTGGGAGGCCGTCATGAGAATTCAGTGGGATTACAGGACCTGTTCATACGCACAAGGTTTGATCTGAATTCTTCTTTATTCCTTTCAGCTAATGGCCATTCCTTCAGCAGTTATGCAAATGTTTACAGGGAGGGAGTGAAACTGGACAAGCATCTGGGTTATGAAGCCGATCTGGCTCTGGGATACATTCTTAATAAATCGGTATCTCTGCAGGCCGGCTACAGCCAGGTATTTGCAACAAATACTTTGGAACATCTTCAAAATTTGCAGGATCCTGCAGCCGTACAAAATTGGGGATATTTAATGATGATCTACAGGCCTACGATGAGCAATAGGTTTATTGGATTATTATTTTAG
- a CDS encoding HD domain-containing protein, giving the protein MQAFKEIYDIVINALATGVPAQFTYHDAAHTKYVLEQAEVIAKHENVTGRELLLVKIAALYHDIGFLKGREDHESLGCKIAGDDLQDSLLTKDEILKVCAMIKATQIPQQPKTHLEKIVADADLEYLGTKNFKRFGDKLYKELLYFDPELNPRKWDEIQMDFLTSHTYHTSYCKKFKEPVKQQNLEMVKERLLAYK; this is encoded by the coding sequence ATGCAGGCATTTAAGGAAATATATGATATAGTGATAAATGCTCTGGCAACCGGTGTCCCGGCCCAGTTCACCTATCATGATGCTGCTCATACAAAATATGTCCTTGAGCAGGCTGAAGTTATAGCAAAACATGAGAACGTTACGGGAAGGGAACTCCTGTTGGTGAAAATAGCTGCACTTTACCATGATATCGGCTTTTTGAAAGGAAGGGAAGATCACGAAAGCCTGGGATGTAAAATCGCCGGTGATGACCTCCAGGATTCCTTATTGACAAAAGATGAAATCCTGAAGGTTTGTGCTATGATAAAGGCAACCCAAATCCCCCAGCAACCAAAAACCCATCTTGAGAAGATCGTAGCCGATGCCGATTTGGAGTACCTGGGAACTAAGAATTTTAAAAGATTTGGTGATAAACTTTATAAAGAGCTACTATATTTTGACCCTGAGTTAAACCCCAGAAAATGGGATGAGATACAAATGGATTTCCTTACCAGCCACACCTATCATACCTCATACTGTAAGAAGTTCAAAGAACCGGTTAAGCAGCAAAACCTGGAGATGGTAAAGGAGCGCCTCCTGGCTTATAAATAA
- a CDS encoding quinone-dependent dihydroorotate dehydrogenase: protein MIKLLYKKLLKPLLFKFDPEMVHDIFVDLGEFLGKYAAGRSFIARLYKYKGRDITTTVDGISYKYPIILAAGFDYNGRLAGVLDCLSFGGDEIGSVTARPCDGNPKPRLKRLIKSNSLVVYKGLKNEGVDRIIERLKKIKNPTGFKRGISIAKTNDAANVSPEAGLEDYHYSFKRLIEEDMGDFYTINISCPNVHGGENFAEPGRLDALMKKLFRLEPNRPVYCKMPINTSWKEFNDLLKVLNKYPINGLVIGNLNKDYSRISFPEEAPEEYRGGLSGEPCFDLSNELIRRTRKEWGTRFTIIGCGGILSAKDAMEKFRAGADLLQLITGMIFEGPHLMREICETYSKSEFHIKKSDSPRPQNPVVDVKHAVCDQ from the coding sequence ATGATCAAACTTCTTTATAAAAAGCTTCTAAAGCCCCTGCTGTTTAAATTTGACCCGGAAATGGTTCACGATATCTTTGTTGATCTTGGCGAATTCCTTGGAAAGTACGCGGCTGGAAGATCATTTATAGCCAGGTTGTACAAATATAAGGGACGAGATATTACTACAACCGTTGATGGGATCTCCTATAAGTATCCTATAATCCTGGCAGCCGGTTTTGATTATAATGGAAGGCTGGCAGGTGTGCTGGATTGCCTGTCTTTTGGAGGCGACGAAATAGGATCTGTGACTGCCAGGCCCTGTGATGGCAATCCAAAACCCCGCTTAAAACGACTTATCAAATCCAATTCCCTTGTAGTATATAAAGGGCTTAAAAATGAAGGAGTGGACAGGATCATTGAAAGACTAAAAAAAATTAAAAATCCAACCGGTTTCAAACGGGGAATTAGTATTGCTAAAACCAACGACGCTGCAAACGTTTCCCCGGAAGCCGGGCTGGAGGATTATCACTATTCATTTAAAAGGTTAATAGAAGAGGACATGGGAGATTTTTATACCATCAACATTTCCTGTCCCAATGTTCACGGTGGCGAAAATTTCGCAGAGCCGGGACGGCTTGATGCCCTTATGAAAAAGCTATTTAGACTTGAGCCTAACCGACCAGTATATTGCAAAATGCCAATAAATACTTCATGGAAGGAATTTAATGATTTGCTGAAAGTATTGAACAAATATCCGATAAACGGGCTGGTTATAGGAAATTTGAATAAAGACTATAGCAGGATAAGTTTCCCGGAAGAGGCACCGGAAGAATATCGGGGAGGCCTTAGTGGTGAGCCCTGCTTTGATCTTTCCAACGAACTTATACGCCGCACCCGAAAGGAATGGGGTACGCGGTTTACAATTATAGGATGCGGTGGAATCTTAAGTGCCAAGGATGCCATGGAAAAGTTCAGGGCCGGGGCAGACCTGCTTCAGCTTATTACCGGGATGATTTTCGAAGGGCCTCACCTAATGAGAGAGATTTGTGAAACTTACAGCAAATCAGAATTCCATATAAAAAAATCAGATTCTCCAAGGCCTCAAAATCCTGTAGTGGATGTTAAACATGCTGTTTGCGACCAATGA
- a CDS encoding YgaP family membrane protein: protein MEAYRSKTKVRMHDGIVGAIYLLSIILAFTVNIQWLYLAGAVAVLQILSTFTGFCPVYFMLDKMMGEKKTKTAGAKPL from the coding sequence ATGGAAGCTTATCGGTCAAAAACAAAAGTAAGAATGCACGACGGTATTGTGGGAGCCATTTATTTGTTAAGCATAATTCTGGCATTTACAGTAAATATTCAATGGCTGTATTTGGCGGGAGCAGTTGCCGTGCTGCAAATCCTTAGCACCTTTACAGGGTTTTGCCCTGTGTACTTTATGCTGGATAAGATGATGGGGGAGAAAAAGACTAAAACTGCAGGAGCCAAGCCTCTTTAA
- a CDS encoding serine hydrolase domain-containing protein, whose protein sequence is MKKIWKLSLLLILVALLVTAYIYYPRLNIITGFAAKNVCSAVFEAERDLISVEEGDNDFAPVNLAHNEVDLENRLATSSVFGLKKRTAIYREGAGCTLLPENSDFSISGNPVPQRNSSVNSDPYPYGDGEPRDTIFPNIDQQKLLDAVSLGFDAEGEVAKRTRAVLVIYKNRLIAEEYSDGFSAETKILGWSMTKSVTSTVLGVMARQGRISIDQTNLFPEWEKDARSKISLNNLLQMSSALEWEEDYSKISDVTRMLFLAENMTCVQLEKTLVGDPGTIWNYSSGTSNLLSKFIRDQFNSHQEYLDYWYSELIDKVGMNSMTLEMDPAGYYVGSSYSWATARDWGKFGLLYLNNGNWNGEQILDPSWVEYSANPTQGSNGEYGAHFWLNAGKNYPDLPEDLFSANGFQGQHVFIIPSRDLVIVRFGLVEHPDFDINSFLKEILSSIQ, encoded by the coding sequence ATGAAGAAAATATGGAAATTAAGCCTTCTTTTAATCCTTGTAGCCCTGCTGGTGACAGCTTATATTTATTATCCAAGGCTTAATATTATTACGGGATTTGCAGCAAAGAATGTATGCTCAGCAGTATTCGAGGCAGAGAGGGATTTGATTTCGGTGGAGGAAGGGGATAATGATTTTGCCCCGGTGAATTTGGCTCACAATGAGGTAGACCTTGAAAATAGGCTGGCAACATCTTCCGTTTTCGGTCTTAAAAAAAGAACTGCAATTTACCGGGAGGGTGCCGGCTGCACCTTGCTTCCGGAGAATTCTGATTTTTCGATCTCAGGCAATCCTGTTCCTCAAAGAAATAGTTCCGTTAATAGTGACCCCTATCCTTACGGAGACGGGGAACCCCGGGATACTATTTTTCCTAATATCGATCAGCAAAAATTACTAGATGCAGTTTCCCTGGGATTCGATGCTGAAGGTGAAGTGGCAAAGAGGACAAGGGCCGTTCTCGTGATCTATAAGAACAGGCTCATTGCTGAAGAATATTCAGATGGGTTTTCAGCAGAAACAAAAATACTTGGTTGGTCTATGACCAAGAGTGTTACCAGTACTGTTCTGGGTGTTATGGCAAGACAAGGAAGGATTTCAATAGATCAAACCAATCTTTTTCCTGAATGGGAAAAAGATGCACGTTCAAAAATAAGTTTGAATAATCTATTGCAAATGAGCAGCGCTCTCGAGTGGGAGGAGGATTACAGTAAGATCTCTGATGTTACCAGAATGCTCTTCCTGGCAGAAAATATGACCTGTGTGCAACTTGAGAAGACCCTTGTTGGAGACCCGGGAACTATCTGGAATTATTCATCTGGGACTAGCAATTTGCTATCAAAATTTATTCGGGATCAATTCAATTCACACCAGGAATACCTTGATTATTGGTATAGCGAATTGATTGATAAGGTGGGAATGAATTCTATGACCCTGGAGATGGATCCTGCGGGTTATTATGTTGGTTCCAGCTATTCCTGGGCCACAGCAAGGGATTGGGGGAAGTTTGGTTTATTATACCTGAATAATGGAAACTGGAATGGAGAGCAAATTCTGGATCCCTCCTGGGTAGAATATTCAGCCAATCCTACACAAGGATCCAATGGAGAATACGGTGCGCATTTTTGGTTGAATGCCGGCAAAAATTATCCCGATCTCCCGGAAGATCTATTTTCAGCCAATGGTTTCCAGGGGCAGCATGTGTTTATCATCCCCTCACGGGATCTGGTTATTGTTCGTTTTGGCCTTGTGGAGCATCCCGATTTCGATATTAACTCTTTTCTGAAAGAAATCTTATCAAGCATTCAATAA
- a CDS encoding BatA domain-containing protein: MIFLNPAYLWALLGFAVPVAIHLWSRKEGRTIKIGSTKLLRESDPKQSSSLHLNELWLLFLRMLVLTVLVLILAEPQLKQKVDPVPVTYLVEPSLLSYEQVTSVLDTPNPNASVRLLEPGFAEYEKGYLSEDPLIPNYWQLSKEMEELETDSIVVFTNAFAAGFKGKRPELNRNINWIVLDPGEPMKEPVLAQRVGDEVKLISVISDNQLLKFEKEQLPVNSDQFSINEQGDSIIVSSEGREVRLALKPQDSLSVLLVHDENSQDELRYLQAAYNALGNYLEIPIEVESVTEGNISMDPENYNTVVWLSSEPAIETSAPLLIYKPDSLVTTLIEKGNFSNEYFLTRPLNSENIVEGNLAEELFALLNQDHLPESGLEEYDRRVISPEEFQPMYTAGVPNKRTEEGTGINAYLWLLLLLLLVAERTLSYYRKQ; the protein is encoded by the coding sequence ATGATCTTTCTTAATCCTGCATATTTATGGGCTTTACTGGGATTCGCTGTTCCGGTGGCCATTCATTTATGGAGCAGGAAAGAAGGGAGGACCATTAAAATTGGGAGCACGAAGCTGCTTCGCGAAAGTGACCCAAAACAGTCCAGCAGTTTACATTTAAACGAGCTCTGGCTTTTGTTCCTGCGCATGCTGGTCCTCACCGTGCTGGTATTGATCCTGGCAGAGCCTCAGTTAAAACAAAAAGTTGACCCTGTTCCGGTCACTTACCTGGTAGAACCTTCCCTGCTTTCCTATGAGCAGGTGACCTCTGTTTTGGACACTCCTAATCCTAATGCCTCTGTAAGGCTTTTAGAACCCGGTTTTGCGGAATATGAAAAAGGTTATTTATCTGAAGATCCCCTTATTCCCAATTACTGGCAGCTGTCCAAAGAAATGGAAGAGCTGGAAACAGATAGTATTGTGGTCTTTACCAATGCCTTTGCAGCCGGGTTTAAAGGAAAACGGCCGGAATTAAACCGAAATATTAACTGGATAGTGCTCGACCCGGGAGAGCCAATGAAGGAGCCGGTATTGGCACAGCGGGTCGGGGATGAGGTGAAGCTCATTTCTGTAATTAGCGATAATCAACTTCTGAAATTTGAAAAGGAGCAGCTCCCTGTAAACAGTGATCAATTCTCTATTAATGAGCAGGGAGATAGTATTATAGTTTCTTCGGAAGGCAGGGAAGTGAGACTGGCGCTTAAACCTCAGGATTCACTGAGTGTTCTTCTGGTCCATGATGAGAATTCACAGGATGAACTCCGATATCTTCAGGCTGCCTACAATGCACTGGGAAACTATCTTGAAATTCCCATAGAGGTTGAGTCGGTAACGGAGGGGAATATTTCGATGGATCCGGAAAATTATAATACGGTGGTGTGGCTAAGTTCGGAGCCGGCAATAGAAACCTCTGCTCCCTTACTGATCTATAAACCCGATAGTCTTGTTACTACTCTAATCGAAAAAGGAAACTTCAGCAATGAATATTTCCTTACCCGGCCACTTAATTCTGAAAATATTGTGGAGGGGAATCTTGCTGAAGAACTTTTCGCTTTGCTGAACCAGGACCACCTCCCGGAATCGGGATTGGAAGAATACGACCGAAGGGTGATTTCACCTGAAGAATTCCAGCCGATGTATACTGCGGGAGTTCCTAATAAAAGAACTGAAGAAGGCACTGGAATAAACGCTTATTTATGGCTATTACTGCTGCTTTTGCTTGTAGCAGAAAGAACCCTTTCATATTACCGGAAACAATGA